In Lineus longissimus chromosome 13, tnLinLong1.2, whole genome shotgun sequence, one genomic interval encodes:
- the LOC135498213 gene encoding NPC intracellular cholesterol transporter 2-like, translated as MKALIPVLLALVAFDSGMSTPFMDCGSKAGKVESVDIATPGGRQGFLVRGKKATLTVVFTSYSQSKTATGIMKGDVVVWVPFKLPNKDACTQGVTCPMSKGARYTFKTSFDILQEYSAIRVEFQLQLMDDNYKDIICVRFPSEIM; from the exons ATGAAAGCGCTAATCCCCGTTCTCCTTGCCCTCGTGGCGTTTGATTCCGGCATGTCAACGCCATTCATGGACTGCG ggtcAAAGGCTGGTAAGGTTGAATCAGTAGACATCGCAACACCCGGCGGCCGCCAAGGGTTTCTTGTGCGAGGAAAAAAAGCAACTCTAACGGTTGTGTTCACTTCGT ACAGCCAGAGCAAGACTGCTACTGGAATAATGAAGGGAGATGTGGTCGTCTGGGTACCTTTCAAGCTTCCTAATAAGGACGCATGCACACAAGGAGTTACATGTCCAATGTCGAAAGGAGCAAGATACACCTTTAAGACATCCTTTGACATACTTCAGGAGTATTCAGCT ATTCGTGTGGAGTTTCAATTGCAACTGATGGACGACAACTACAAGGATATTATATGCGTACGATTTCCAAGCGAAAtaatgtag